AGGTGCGACTCGAACACGTCGGCGCGGAGGCGTCCGTGGACGTGGTCGAGCAGCGACCGCAGGTTCTCGGCGTCCTCGCGGTTGTACCGGACGAGCCGGTCGAGCGCCGCGTCGTCCTCCTGTCGGTCGTAGCGGCGCCAGAGCCGGACCGCCTCGCGGCCGTCGACGTCCTCGTCGTCGCGGTCGATGCCCACCGCTCGCTCGACCCGCTTCAGACCGCCCGAGAGCCCGATCTGCTTGCAGGTGTACATCAGGTCGAGGTGGGGCGTCTCGACGTCGAGGTCGAAGCTGTCCTCGAGGAACGGCTGGTCGAACCGCTTGCCGTTGAACGAGACCAGTATGCTCGATTCGGCGAACTCCTCGGCGAGCGCGTCGGCCGTGAGGTCCTCGCCCTGCACGTAGGTCCGGGTGTCGCCGCCGCGGTGGACGCTAACCGTGGTCACGTCGTGGCGCGCGCTGTCGAGGCCGGTGGTCTCGATGTCGAAGAAGCAGGCGTCGTCAGCGAAGTTGCCGTACGCCCGCCAGAGGCTCCCGCTCGGGAGGCTGTCGGCGAAGAAGTCGGCGTCGCCGGCGTCGAGTCGGTCGCGGGCGTCGTCGATGAACGCCCGGACGTTGGCCCCCGTCTTCGGGCCGAGCAGGTCGGCCTCGAAGTCGTCCCAGTGGGTGACCCCCCGTCGCCAGAGGTCCCGCTCGGTCTTC
This region of Halorussus rarus genomic DNA includes:
- a CDS encoding ribonuclease H-like domain-containing protein, whose product is MKLQNSFIAAAGVGEKTERDLWRRGVTHWDDFEADLLGPKTGANVRAFIDDARDRLDAGDADFFADSLPSGSLWRAYGNFADDACFFDIETTGLDSARHDVTTVSVHRGGDTRTYVQGEDLTADALAEEFAESSILVSFNGKRFDQPFLEDSFDLDVETPHLDLMYTCKQIGLSGGLKRVERAVGIDRDDEDVDGREAVRLWRRYDRQEDDAALDRLVRYNREDAENLRSLLDHVHGRLRADVFESHLP